The following proteins come from a genomic window of Geothrix edaphica:
- a CDS encoding polysaccharide biosynthesis tyrosine autokinase, which produces MTSTPSPQSRPTPPASGLLPRAARAMEELREIDLREWFLTLWEGRLLMLASIAFCMALGLFIIWRSTPIYQAEAMLQIEPPKNVRDSDAAFARMGNLFTPPSDALTEIEIIGSSLILGRTVEALDLDLVARPVRLPIIGDLLAGSQAAGPRVEVETFQIPAHFRGLLFQIVALPGGTFAWKSPSEPPAQGNPGAAYPEDALLATGRPGDLLTATWGGEKLTLQVRTLSAKPGQAFRLQRRPLQAAITDIRNDLEASEKGASQANRTTNLLALAYRHPNPALAADILNEIMKQYLRQNAQRKSGEISQTLALLQQQLPEVQDKLKQAEAQLNQYRAQTGAVDLVRETDLALQRGAALATQISALKQRRQELLRTYMEGSDLVTTIDAQIAKLESESAGVNRKVQALPGAQQTIMRLSRDVQANTELYTTILNSIKQLQVTQAGEAQNTRVIDAAMPGLKPVKPKKAMLVAVFLILGVVVGIGLVLGKAALFRGVEDHRIIENRLGIPVFATIPHSKAQEGHQHAISGGRPGTHILAFADPDDLATESLRSLRTMLGFYLRDLTTRTVLVTGPSPMVGKSFVSTNLAAVLAQAHAKVLLVDADMRRGSLHAYFGLDTRKGGLSEVLSGKMPWRSAVQSTDVPGLQVLCSGAIPRHPAELLTTPVFSTFVAEASREYEFVVFDAPPLLPVTDAAIIGSKVGLVLLVAKAGQHPLDELRTCQVRLESNGISLDGCVFNDIMPTGLSYYDQRYRYGYLYAYGKAEKG; this is translated from the coding sequence ATGACATCCACGCCATCTCCCCAGTCCCGCCCGACGCCCCCGGCTTCCGGCCTCCTTCCCCGCGCGGCGAGGGCCATGGAGGAGCTGCGGGAGATCGACCTCCGGGAGTGGTTCCTCACCCTGTGGGAAGGCCGCCTCCTCATGCTGGCCAGCATCGCCTTCTGCATGGCGCTGGGGCTCTTCATCATCTGGCGGAGCACGCCGATCTACCAGGCTGAGGCCATGCTCCAGATCGAGCCGCCCAAGAATGTGCGGGATTCGGATGCAGCCTTCGCCCGCATGGGAAACCTGTTCACACCGCCGTCGGATGCTTTGACCGAGATCGAGATCATCGGCAGCAGCCTGATCCTCGGGCGCACAGTGGAGGCCCTGGATCTCGACCTGGTGGCACGGCCTGTCCGCCTCCCCATCATCGGCGATCTCCTGGCGGGGAGCCAGGCGGCCGGGCCCAGGGTGGAGGTGGAGACCTTCCAGATTCCCGCCCACTTCCGTGGGCTCCTCTTCCAGATCGTCGCCCTGCCGGGTGGCACCTTCGCGTGGAAGTCGCCCTCTGAACCCCCCGCCCAGGGGAATCCCGGCGCGGCGTATCCGGAGGATGCGCTGCTGGCCACCGGGCGCCCCGGTGACCTGCTCACCGCCACCTGGGGCGGGGAGAAGCTGACGCTCCAGGTCCGGACCCTGTCCGCCAAGCCAGGACAGGCCTTCCGGCTCCAGCGCCGCCCCCTGCAGGCAGCCATCACCGACATCCGCAACGACCTGGAGGCTTCGGAAAAAGGCGCCTCCCAGGCCAACCGGACCACCAACCTCCTGGCTCTCGCCTACCGGCATCCCAACCCGGCCCTGGCGGCGGACATCCTCAACGAGATCATGAAGCAGTACCTGCGGCAGAACGCCCAGCGCAAGAGCGGGGAGATCAGCCAGACCCTGGCGCTCCTCCAGCAGCAGCTGCCTGAAGTGCAGGACAAGCTCAAGCAGGCGGAGGCCCAGCTGAACCAGTACCGGGCCCAGACCGGAGCTGTGGATCTCGTCCGGGAGACGGACCTGGCCCTCCAGCGCGGCGCAGCCCTGGCTACTCAGATTTCGGCCCTGAAGCAGCGCCGGCAGGAGCTGCTGAGGACCTACATGGAAGGCTCGGACCTGGTGACCACCATCGATGCCCAGATCGCCAAGCTGGAGAGCGAATCCGCTGGAGTGAACCGGAAGGTGCAGGCCCTCCCGGGCGCGCAACAGACCATCATGCGGCTCTCCAGGGATGTGCAGGCCAATACCGAGCTCTACACCACGATCCTGAACAGCATCAAGCAGCTCCAGGTGACGCAGGCCGGCGAGGCGCAGAACACGCGGGTGATCGATGCCGCCATGCCCGGCCTCAAGCCCGTGAAGCCGAAGAAGGCCATGCTGGTGGCGGTGTTCCTCATCCTGGGCGTGGTGGTCGGCATCGGCCTCGTGCTCGGGAAGGCCGCGCTGTTCCGGGGGGTGGAGGATCACCGCATCATCGAGAACCGTCTGGGCATTCCCGTGTTCGCCACCATCCCCCATAGCAAGGCCCAGGAAGGCCACCAGCACGCCATCAGCGGGGGCCGCCCCGGCACCCACATCCTGGCCTTTGCGGATCCGGACGACCTGGCCACCGAAAGCCTCCGGAGCCTTCGGACCATGCTCGGCTTCTACCTGCGGGATCTCACCACCCGGACCGTCCTGGTCACCGGCCCGAGCCCGATGGTCGGGAAATCCTTCGTCAGCACCAACCTCGCGGCGGTGCTCGCCCAGGCCCACGCCAAGGTGCTGCTGGTGGACGCGGACATGCGCCGAGGTAGCCTGCACGCCTACTTTGGCCTGGATACCCGCAAGGGCGGCCTCTCCGAAGTCCTTTCGGGAAAGATGCCCTGGCGGAGCGCGGTGCAGTCCACCGACGTGCCTGGGCTCCAGGTGCTGTGTTCGGGCGCCATCCCCAGACACCCGGCGGAGCTGCTGACGACTCCCGTCTTCTCGACGTTCGTGGCCGAGGCCAGCCGGGAGTACGAGTTCGTCGTCTTCGATGCTCCACCGTTGCTGCCTGTCACCGACGCGGCGATCATCGGCTCCAAGGTGGGGCTCGTGCTGCTGGTGGCGAAGGCGGGCCAGCATCCCCTGGACGAGTTGCGCACCTGCCAGGTGCGCCTCGAATCCAACGGCATCTCCCTGGATGGGTGCGTCTTCAACGACATCATGCCCACCGGCCTCAGCTACTACGATCAGCGCTACCGCTACGGGTATCTCTATGCCTACGGGAAGGCGGAGAAGGGTTGA
- a CDS encoding S1/P1 nuclease has product MKTPLLLLLLAALPLSAWGDKGHRVTCALALEGLPPGPRAWYVGREAEVEDHASDPDHWRSDHKEGPRHFFDMEPYGGPDHLPRTLEQARAQIGGDYYRKGVVPWIIQDRWRDLVDAFRSGDASRVAMATAILSHYVADTHVPLHTTENHDGQATGQRGVHSRWESGLVERYYSQDAVKALPAEADPGILDRPWDWLRASHALVPQLLEDDRAADRTTPLDGQGKALRSQAYWMIFWARQGPAVKGQLRLAGKHLADAILQAWIEAGKPGWPPPPRS; this is encoded by the coding sequence ATGAAGACCCCTCTCCTCCTGCTGCTCCTCGCGGCCCTGCCGCTTTCCGCCTGGGGCGACAAGGGCCACCGCGTCACCTGCGCCCTGGCCCTGGAGGGCCTGCCGCCTGGCCCCCGGGCCTGGTACGTGGGCCGCGAAGCCGAGGTGGAGGACCACGCCTCGGATCCCGACCACTGGCGCAGCGACCACAAGGAGGGGCCCCGGCACTTCTTCGACATGGAGCCGTACGGAGGGCCGGACCACCTCCCCCGGACGCTGGAGCAGGCCCGGGCGCAGATCGGCGGGGACTACTATCGCAAGGGGGTGGTGCCCTGGATCATCCAGGACCGTTGGCGGGACCTGGTGGACGCCTTCCGCTCCGGCGATGCGTCCCGGGTGGCCATGGCCACCGCCATCCTCAGCCACTACGTGGCGGACACCCATGTGCCCCTGCACACCACCGAGAACCACGACGGCCAGGCCACGGGCCAGCGGGGCGTCCACAGCCGCTGGGAATCAGGCCTGGTGGAGCGGTACTACAGCCAGGACGCGGTGAAGGCCCTTCCGGCCGAAGCCGATCCGGGCATCCTGGACCGCCCCTGGGACTGGCTTCGCGCCTCCCATGCCCTGGTCCCGCAGCTGCTGGAGGATGACCGGGCCGCTGATCGCACCACGCCCCTGGACGGCCAGGGGAAGGCCCTCCGCTCCCAGGCCTACTGGATGATCTTCTGGGCCAGGCAGGGGCCCGCCGTGAAGGGCCAGCTGCGCCTGGCGGGGAAGCACTTGGCGGATGCCATCCTCCAGGCCTGGATCGAGGCCGGAAAGCCGGGATGGCCGCCGCCCCCGCGGTCCTAG
- the lepB gene encoding signal peptidase I, whose amino-acid sequence MAADLPADKTPEAEIELPPGAAKGAVRDNLEVICFAMILILFFKTFVGQQFKIPSASMRNTLMIGDHLLANKFIFARPQWAWEETLFPMRSVKRGDIIVFRYPIDRDQDYVKRCVALAGDTVEMRNKRLYVNGKQVTGPFEFQFGRSTDGPTPGPWPLARNAGEAEHPVGLWRHADPEVLALHDHNQMQSMNSLIQEGFKDNLGPVTVPPGHIFAMGDNRDNSMDSRYWGFLPADHLRGRPFIVWWSFREGDTDNDNGRVPEGPTDVAADFIDAARHFFTRTRWERTGTIPE is encoded by the coding sequence ATGGCCGCTGACCTTCCCGCCGACAAGACCCCCGAAGCCGAGATCGAACTGCCGCCCGGCGCCGCCAAGGGCGCGGTGCGGGACAACCTGGAAGTGATCTGCTTCGCGATGATCCTGATCCTGTTCTTCAAGACGTTCGTGGGTCAGCAGTTCAAGATCCCCTCCGCATCCATGCGCAACACGCTGATGATCGGCGACCACCTGCTGGCCAACAAGTTCATCTTCGCCCGGCCCCAGTGGGCCTGGGAGGAGACGCTGTTCCCCATGCGGAGCGTGAAGCGCGGTGACATCATCGTGTTCCGCTACCCCATCGACCGCGACCAGGACTACGTGAAGCGCTGCGTGGCCCTGGCTGGCGACACGGTGGAGATGCGCAACAAGCGCCTCTACGTGAACGGGAAGCAGGTCACCGGGCCCTTCGAGTTCCAGTTCGGCCGCAGCACCGATGGCCCCACGCCCGGGCCCTGGCCCCTGGCCCGGAATGCCGGCGAGGCGGAACATCCTGTGGGCCTCTGGCGCCATGCGGATCCGGAGGTGCTGGCCCTCCATGACCACAACCAGATGCAGTCCATGAACAGCCTCATCCAGGAGGGGTTCAAGGACAACCTGGGCCCGGTGACCGTGCCCCCCGGCCACATCTTCGCCATGGGCGACAACCGCGACAACAGCATGGACAGCCGCTACTGGGGCTTCCTGCCCGCGGATCACCTCCGGGGCCGGCCCTTCATCGTGTGGTGGAGCTTCCGCGAGGGCGACACGGATAACGACAATGGCCGGGTGCCCGAGGGCCCCACGGACGTGGCCGCCGACTTCATCGACGCCGCCCGCCACTTCTTCACCCGCACCCGCTGGGAGCGGACCGGCACCATTCCCGAGTAG
- a CDS encoding Tex family protein — MQGASVDQVLDLMAKELKLPRAGVAAIVALLEEGNTVPFIARYRKEATGSLDEVAIRAVEDRHAYYKDLLDRRKTVLKSIDEQGKLTPELKAKIEGTWVKAELEDLYLPYKPKKRTKATVAKERGLEPLLDSLLADDSGADPFLIAEPFIKDEEGLRSPSECMEGAGHILAERLTEDAEIRAWLRLEFHEQGVLKSEIREERKADQAALRFKPYFDFSEPIRKIPSHRLLALRRGEKEEILTVKLLVERENLVSQLVSKVQVNPASGYRRFLNEVAGDAFDRLLAPAIESEVRYEAKKKADGEAIKVFQTNLDHLLLAPPAGQRCTLGVDPGIRTGCKLVVINRLGQLVQNEVIYPLEPKRDLDGSRAILEKLCTGNPIEAIAIGNGTGGREVEAFIREWLKETNRTGLICVSVSEAGASVYSASDIAREEFPEHDVTVRGAVSIARRFQDPLAELVKVDPKSIGVGQYQHDVNQTALKKGLDDVVESCVNRVGVDLNSASYKLLAYVAGIGEGLAKNIVAHRFEHGAFKRREQLLEVGRFGAKAFQQAAGFLRIPGGEDPLDASAVHPESYPVVQRICQLAGKTVPELIGNDAVLDALDPKLLVDEKFGVETVKDILAELKKPGRDPRHQFEAVQFREGVNKPSDLEVGMELQGIVTNVTDFGAFVDVGVHQDGLVHLSEIAHRYVKNPADALSVGQAVKVKVLAVDLEAKRIALSIKALLAAPEGADRPQPQHRRPQGAPRPPRPLSGSQTGPQAGGRPQGPRPPRPEGPRPPRPEGPRPPRPEGARPPRPQEVRPPRPEREVRPPQPKREPAVPASGASLTDLMAKFNKGPR; from the coding sequence ATGCAAGGAGCAAGTGTGGATCAAGTGCTCGACCTCATGGCCAAGGAGCTCAAGCTCCCCCGTGCCGGCGTGGCCGCCATCGTGGCGCTGCTGGAGGAGGGCAACACCGTGCCCTTCATCGCCCGGTACCGGAAGGAGGCGACGGGATCGCTCGACGAAGTGGCCATCCGCGCCGTCGAAGACCGGCATGCCTACTACAAGGACCTGCTGGACCGCCGGAAGACGGTGCTGAAGTCCATCGACGAGCAGGGCAAGCTCACCCCCGAGCTGAAGGCCAAGATCGAGGGCACCTGGGTGAAGGCCGAGCTCGAGGACCTCTACCTGCCCTACAAGCCCAAGAAGCGCACCAAGGCCACGGTGGCGAAAGAGCGCGGCCTCGAACCCCTGCTGGATTCGCTGCTGGCGGATGATTCCGGCGCAGATCCCTTCCTCATCGCCGAGCCGTTCATCAAGGATGAGGAGGGCCTCCGCTCGCCCTCCGAGTGCATGGAGGGCGCGGGCCACATCCTGGCCGAGCGCCTGACGGAGGACGCGGAGATCCGCGCCTGGCTGCGTCTCGAGTTCCACGAACAGGGCGTGCTCAAGTCCGAGATCCGCGAGGAGCGCAAGGCCGACCAGGCCGCCCTGCGCTTCAAGCCCTATTTCGATTTCTCCGAACCCATCCGCAAGATCCCCAGCCACCGCCTGCTGGCCCTGCGCCGTGGCGAGAAGGAGGAGATCCTCACCGTGAAGCTCCTGGTGGAACGCGAGAACCTGGTGAGCCAGCTCGTCTCCAAGGTCCAGGTGAACCCCGCCAGCGGCTACCGCCGCTTCCTCAACGAGGTGGCCGGCGACGCCTTCGACCGGCTGCTGGCACCCGCCATCGAATCCGAAGTCCGCTACGAAGCCAAGAAGAAGGCTGACGGCGAGGCCATCAAGGTGTTTCAGACGAACCTGGACCACCTGCTGCTGGCGCCGCCCGCGGGCCAGCGCTGCACCCTGGGCGTGGACCCCGGCATCCGCACGGGCTGCAAGCTGGTGGTCATCAACCGCCTGGGCCAGCTGGTGCAGAACGAGGTCATCTACCCCCTGGAACCCAAGCGGGACCTGGACGGCAGCCGCGCCATCCTGGAGAAGCTCTGCACCGGGAATCCCATCGAGGCCATCGCCATCGGCAACGGCACCGGTGGCCGCGAGGTGGAGGCCTTCATCCGCGAGTGGCTGAAGGAGACCAACCGCACGGGCCTCATCTGCGTGAGCGTGAGCGAGGCCGGTGCCTCGGTCTACTCCGCCAGCGACATCGCCCGGGAGGAGTTCCCCGAGCATGACGTCACCGTGCGCGGCGCCGTGAGCATCGCCCGGCGCTTCCAGGACCCCCTGGCCGAGCTGGTCAAGGTGGATCCCAAGAGCATCGGCGTGGGCCAGTACCAGCACGACGTGAACCAGACCGCCCTCAAGAAGGGGCTCGATGATGTGGTCGAGAGCTGCGTGAACCGCGTGGGCGTGGACCTGAACAGCGCCTCGTACAAGCTGCTGGCCTACGTGGCCGGCATCGGCGAGGGGCTGGCGAAGAACATCGTGGCTCACCGCTTCGAGCACGGCGCCTTCAAGCGCCGCGAGCAGCTCCTCGAGGTCGGCCGCTTCGGCGCCAAGGCCTTCCAGCAGGCCGCGGGCTTCCTCCGCATACCCGGCGGCGAGGACCCCCTGGACGCCTCCGCTGTGCACCCCGAGAGCTACCCCGTGGTGCAGCGCATCTGCCAGCTGGCGGGCAAGACCGTGCCCGAGCTCATCGGCAACGACGCCGTGCTGGACGCCCTGGATCCCAAGCTGCTCGTCGATGAGAAGTTCGGCGTGGAGACGGTGAAGGACATCCTGGCCGAGCTGAAGAAGCCTGGCCGCGACCCCCGGCACCAGTTCGAGGCCGTGCAGTTCCGCGAGGGCGTGAACAAGCCCAGCGACCTGGAAGTGGGCATGGAGCTCCAGGGCATTGTCACGAACGTGACCGACTTCGGCGCCTTCGTGGATGTCGGCGTCCACCAGGACGGCCTGGTGCACCTCTCGGAGATCGCCCACCGCTACGTGAAGAACCCCGCGGACGCCCTCAGCGTGGGCCAGGCCGTGAAGGTGAAGGTGCTGGCCGTGGACCTGGAGGCCAAGCGCATCGCCCTCTCCATCAAGGCCCTGCTGGCCGCCCCCGAAGGCGCCGACCGGCCCCAGCCGCAGCATCGGCGGCCCCAGGGGGCTCCCCGCCCCCCGCGGCCGCTCTCCGGGTCACAGACCGGTCCTCAGGCCGGTGGCCGCCCCCAGGGTCCGCGCCCCCCTCGGCCGGAGGGCCCGCGTCCCCCCCGTCCCGAAGGACCCAGGCCACCGAGGCCCGAAGGCGCCCGCCCTCCGCGCCCCCAGGAAGTCCGCCCGCCCCGGCCCGAACGCGAGGTCCGGCCCCCCCAGCCCAAGCGGGAGCCCGCGGTTCCGGCCTCCGGCGCCTCGCTGACGGACCTGATGGCCAAGTTCAACAAGGGGCCCCGCTGA
- a CDS encoding CobW family GTP-binding protein — protein sequence MSDRALLEVLIVTGPLGAGKTTVVNRLLKAEVAAGRRVAVLINEFGAISVDGTLVDAERPELAGVENLVNGCVCCSLRNDVVDTLQAWCDQPEGQRPERVVLETTGLADPTDLLDLEVEPALAGRLRLAGLLTVVSCLAPVDHLKTKPLLHRQAALASLIHLSKVDLDPSAAVAWEGELRSAFRHIPLIPTRHGVAPEGSPDPWRGDLRPVPEGWEASGGTSFAEARSLTLHWDHPVDPAALEALLLAPPESGELLRAKGVCVFAGWAARNDGSDRWAFQLADGRLEISPLPLLADGTATACVAVVIGTGLDAAHWKKSLRDLERAPQGARRKVVL from the coding sequence ATGTCTGATCGCGCCCTGCTCGAAGTCCTCATCGTCACCGGCCCCCTGGGCGCCGGGAAGACCACCGTGGTGAACCGCCTGCTCAAGGCCGAAGTCGCCGCGGGCCGCCGGGTGGCCGTGCTCATCAACGAGTTCGGCGCCATCAGCGTGGACGGCACCCTGGTCGACGCCGAGCGCCCCGAGCTGGCGGGCGTGGAGAACCTGGTGAACGGCTGCGTCTGCTGCAGCCTCCGCAACGACGTGGTGGATACCCTCCAGGCCTGGTGCGACCAGCCGGAAGGCCAGCGGCCCGAGCGCGTGGTGCTGGAGACCACGGGCCTGGCGGATCCCACGGACCTGCTGGACCTGGAGGTGGAACCCGCCCTCGCCGGGCGCCTGCGGCTGGCGGGCCTGCTCACGGTGGTCTCCTGCCTGGCCCCGGTGGACCACCTGAAGACCAAGCCCCTGCTCCACCGGCAGGCGGCCTTGGCCAGCCTCATCCACCTCAGCAAGGTCGATCTCGATCCTTCGGCGGCCGTGGCCTGGGAGGGCGAACTGCGCTCGGCCTTCAGGCACATTCCGCTGATCCCCACGCGCCACGGGGTCGCCCCGGAGGGCAGCCCCGATCCCTGGCGCGGGGACCTGCGCCCCGTGCCCGAGGGTTGGGAAGCCTCGGGCGGCACCAGCTTCGCCGAGGCGCGTTCCCTCACGCTCCACTGGGACCATCCCGTGGATCCCGCGGCCCTGGAGGCCCTGCTGCTGGCGCCGCCGGAATCCGGCGAGCTGCTGCGCGCCAAGGGCGTCTGCGTCTTCGCAGGCTGGGCCGCGCGCAACGACGGGAGCGACCGCTGGGCCTTCCAGCTGGCGGACGGGCGCCTGGAGATCTCGCCCCTGCCCCTCCTCGCGGATGGCACCGCCACGGCCTGCGTGGCCGTGGTCATCGGCACCGGCCTGGATGCAGCCCATTGGAAGAAGTCCCTCCGCGACCTGGAGCGGGCCCCCCAGGGTGCCCGCCGGAAAGTCGTGCTGTAG
- a CDS encoding 3-deoxy-D-manno-octulosonic acid transferase, whose translation MDLLDFSYLATVSLVGAVARACARGLPGAWRLRLEAEVPDLPEGRWIWLHAVSVGELLLADGLVARLREAGHRVHVSTGTPAGMDLMARRLPDWNDGTGRVSGGPFPLDDPAGLEPFLRHAPAAFIALETELWPGLFRALEVRGIPRIVVNGRLTERSLRRGGPWLRRAASRLNLVAARDEASAGAFRRLGAPEVQLGGNLKADLPPPRPLHAGWENLRKAWAARPVVVAGNTVDGEEDLLIGAWRSVRAQVPGLRLILAPRQPRRFEAVAGLLAGQGLAFRRASAGWPAPAAWSAVDVLLLDTLGELSAAYAEGTVALVAGGWAAEGGHNPLEPVRAGVPALVGPGFANFGDLVPPLREAGLLQVVEAPDLARTLAETLASASLRPQGPLPLPESLRGTLDRTLGLLAPRLAFPAEAPGRPVTF comes from the coding sequence GTGGATCTCCTCGACTTCAGCTACCTGGCGACTGTCTCCCTGGTGGGGGCCGTGGCGCGGGCCTGCGCCCGGGGCCTGCCCGGGGCCTGGCGGCTCCGGCTGGAGGCGGAGGTTCCGGACCTGCCCGAGGGGCGCTGGATCTGGCTGCACGCGGTGAGCGTCGGCGAGCTGCTGCTGGCGGACGGCCTGGTGGCGCGCCTGCGTGAGGCGGGGCACCGCGTCCACGTCAGCACCGGCACTCCGGCGGGCATGGACCTGATGGCCCGCCGGCTGCCGGACTGGAACGATGGCACGGGGCGGGTCAGCGGCGGCCCCTTCCCCCTGGATGATCCCGCAGGGCTGGAGCCCTTCCTCCGCCACGCCCCCGCCGCCTTCATCGCCCTGGAGACGGAGCTGTGGCCGGGCCTGTTCCGGGCCCTCGAGGTTCGCGGCATCCCGCGCATCGTGGTGAACGGCCGGCTCACGGAGCGGTCCCTCCGGCGGGGCGGTCCCTGGCTGCGGCGGGCGGCCTCGCGCCTGAACCTGGTGGCGGCCCGGGACGAAGCCAGCGCCGGGGCCTTCCGGCGCCTGGGGGCGCCGGAGGTGCAGCTCGGCGGCAACCTCAAGGCGGACCTTCCGCCGCCGCGCCCCCTGCATGCCGGCTGGGAGAACCTGCGGAAGGCCTGGGCGGCCCGGCCGGTGGTCGTGGCCGGGAACACGGTGGACGGTGAGGAGGACCTGCTGATCGGAGCCTGGCGGTCGGTGCGGGCACAGGTTCCGGGCCTGCGCCTCATCCTGGCCCCGCGTCAGCCCCGCCGCTTCGAGGCGGTGGCCGGCCTCCTGGCTGGCCAGGGCCTCGCCTTCCGGCGCGCTTCCGCGGGCTGGCCCGCCCCGGCCGCCTGGTCGGCGGTGGACGTGCTGCTCCTCGATACCCTCGGGGAGCTCTCGGCCGCCTATGCCGAAGGCACGGTGGCCCTGGTGGCTGGAGGATGGGCCGCCGAAGGGGGGCACAATCCGCTGGAACCCGTCCGGGCGGGAGTACCCGCGCTCGTGGGACCGGGCTTTGCCAATTTCGGGGACCTGGTGCCGCCGCTGCGCGAGGCGGGCCTGCTCCAGGTGGTTGAGGCGCCGGATCTCGCCCGGACCCTGGCCGAGACCCTGGCCTCCGCGTCCCTGCGCCCGCAGGGCCCGCTCCCGCTGCCTGAGTCCCTGCGGGGCACCCTTGACCGCACCCTCGGCCTGCTCGCGCCGCGCCTGGCGTTTCCGGCGGAGGCCCCCGGCAGGCCGGTGACCTTCTAG
- a CDS encoding response regulator has translation MNRRGTHILLIDDDLAVLEMVQTALSHYGMEVHAYPDAAQAMELLHNPNAPAFDMVLSDINMEGMDGFDVIHKVKATHPHLPVALMTGQASMDYAIQAMRFGASNLFMKPIALRDLVQSVFHLVDLHRDFRKADDGLRGLVNERRHFLFRSDELDIPSLMHHLTDRLVPMGFASASNIDVIAMAIHEALVNALEHGNLDLDSRLKGDLFAEEDPYAALRAKRMADPQYAGRLVEVRLAMDTERFEVEISDEGQGFDASRLSPPQPDSEMAPHCGRGLPLILLVMDEVHFNEKGNQVRLVLRRK, from the coding sequence ATGAACCGCCGCGGGACGCACATCCTCCTGATCGATGACGACCTGGCCGTGCTTGAGATGGTCCAGACAGCCCTGTCCCACTACGGCATGGAGGTCCATGCCTATCCCGATGCGGCGCAGGCCATGGAGCTCCTCCACAATCCGAACGCGCCGGCATTCGACATGGTGCTCAGCGACATCAACATGGAGGGGATGGACGGGTTCGATGTGATCCACAAGGTGAAGGCGACCCATCCCCACCTGCCGGTGGCGCTCATGACGGGCCAGGCCTCGATGGACTACGCCATCCAGGCCATGCGGTTCGGCGCCTCCAACCTGTTCATGAAGCCCATCGCCCTCCGGGACCTGGTGCAGAGTGTGTTCCACCTGGTGGACCTGCACCGGGATTTCCGCAAGGCCGACGATGGCCTGCGGGGCCTGGTGAACGAGCGGCGGCATTTCCTGTTCCGCTCCGACGAGCTGGACATTCCGAGCCTCATGCACCACCTCACGGACCGGCTCGTGCCCATGGGATTCGCCTCCGCCAGCAACATCGACGTCATCGCCATGGCCATCCACGAGGCGCTGGTGAACGCCCTGGAGCACGGGAACCTCGACCTGGACTCGCGCCTCAAGGGGGATCTCTTCGCCGAGGAGGATCCCTATGCCGCGCTCCGCGCCAAGCGCATGGCGGATCCCCAGTACGCGGGGCGGCTGGTGGAAGTGCGTCTGGCCATGGACACCGAGCGGTTCGAGGTGGAGATCAGCGACGAGGGCCAGGGCTTCGACGCCAGCCGGCTCTCCCCCCCCCAGCCCGATTCCGAGATGGCCCCGCATTGCGGCCGCGGCCTACCCCTCATCCTCCTCGTGATGGACGAAGTCCACTTCAACGAGAAGGGGAACCAGGTGCGGCTGGTCTTGCGAAGAAAGTGA
- the trxA gene encoding thioredoxin, whose protein sequence is MSDLVAHITDAEFPQAVAQGVTLVDFWAPWCGPCKMIAPVLDELAAEMKGQAKFVKMNVDENPQVAGQFGIMSIPTLIVFKDGKPVNKLIGGQPKPQLKAFVESAF, encoded by the coding sequence ATGTCCGACCTTGTCGCCCACATCACTGACGCCGAGTTCCCCCAGGCCGTCGCCCAGGGTGTCACCCTCGTGGATTTCTGGGCCCCCTGGTGCGGCCCCTGCAAGATGATCGCCCCCGTCCTGGACGAGTTGGCCGCCGAGATGAAGGGCCAGGCCAAGTTCGTGAAGATGAACGTGGACGAGAACCCCCAGGTCGCCGGCCAGTTCGGCATCATGAGCATCCCCACCCTGATCGTGTTCAAGGACGGCAAACCCGTGAACAAGCTCATCGGCGGCCAGCCGAAGCCCCAGCTGAAGGCCTTCGTGGAGAGTGCGTTCTAA
- a CDS encoding Crp/Fnr family transcriptional regulator, translating into MIDTLFLTRSPLFRNLDEAERAQILMIGQVRQVKAGEVIFREGDAGDGLFIVLKGSVRISKRSTTGEEALAVLEPPAFFGEMALIDLAARAADAIANEPSELFFIPLQDLRSLIEVQHKVALKILYALCEVLAQRLRETNDRYMSIFTIAQWGGANPGGPLPVP; encoded by the coding sequence GTGATCGACACCCTCTTCCTGACCCGCTCGCCCCTGTTCCGGAACCTGGACGAGGCGGAGCGCGCCCAGATCCTGATGATCGGCCAGGTGCGCCAGGTCAAGGCCGGCGAGGTGATCTTCCGGGAGGGCGATGCCGGGGATGGCCTGTTCATCGTGCTCAAGGGCTCGGTGCGCATCTCCAAGCGGAGCACCACCGGCGAGGAGGCCCTGGCCGTGCTGGAGCCGCCGGCCTTCTTCGGGGAGATGGCCCTCATCGATCTCGCCGCCCGGGCCGCCGATGCCATCGCCAACGAGCCTTCGGAGCTGTTCTTCATCCCCCTCCAGGACCTGCGCTCCCTCATCGAGGTGCAGCACAAGGTCGCCCTCAAGATCCTCTACGCCCTCTGTGAAGTGCTGGCCCAGCGCCTGCGGGAGACCAACGACCGCTACATGAGCATCTTCACCATCGCCCAGTGGGGGGGAGCCAATCCCGGCGGCCCCCTCCCCGTCCCCTGA